A single genomic interval of uncultured Desulfobulbus sp. harbors:
- the pyrE gene encoding orotate phosphoribosyltransferase: MDERQRLKELLLQKSYREGTFTLTSGKTSDFYVDGKQTTLDAEGSYLCGRLLYDLIGQHPEPIMGVGGMTLGADPLVTAVSLVSYLQKAPIPAFIVRKEAKGHGTGNYIEGKSNLQPGGLVALVEDVVTTGGTLLKVIERVENEGFKVGLIATIVDRQEGGAEVLAAKGYPLKAVFTREQLIGKAGK; the protein is encoded by the coding sequence ATGGACGAACGACAACGACTTAAAGAACTTTTGCTGCAGAAATCTTACAGGGAGGGAACCTTCACCCTGACCTCTGGAAAAACATCCGACTTTTACGTCGATGGCAAACAGACAACGCTGGACGCTGAAGGCAGTTATCTTTGTGGTCGGCTTCTCTATGATCTTATCGGGCAGCATCCTGAACCCATCATGGGTGTTGGAGGTATGACCCTGGGAGCAGATCCACTGGTTACTGCGGTCTCCCTGGTGAGTTACCTGCAAAAGGCTCCTATCCCAGCATTTATTGTGCGCAAAGAAGCCAAAGGTCATGGCACGGGAAACTACATTGAGGGAAAAAGCAACCTCCAGCCTGGAGGACTGGTCGCCTTGGTGGAAGATGTCGTCACTACCGGGGGCACGCTTCTGAAAGTAATCGAACGGGTGGAAAACGAAGGGTTCAAGGTGGGTCTGATTGCGACTATCGTTGACCGGCAGGAAGGTGGCGCAGAAGTACTTGCTGCAAAAGGATATCCCTTGAAAGCCGTGTTCACCCGTGAACAACTCATAGGCAAGGCAGGAAAATAA
- the hflX gene encoding GTPase HflX, which yields MIHRSGQIETVIVGDYDRITIPALSHVRTSGGRLRGLRCVHTVLGPATPINEEDIMDLACLRLDLMAALTMRDGLPDLLHTVHLIPRQIEGKDWAALAPVHPAHQHLSCLALIEALEEEFVRERPIREIDQGKDRAILVSVTTGSREEAEDSMAELAELARSDGVEVLEQVIQRRKHIHPRFILGRGKLVDIVLMSLRLGANLLLFDQELSPSQIRSVTDHTDLRVIDRTQLILDIFAHRARSREGKLQIEMAQLKYMLPKLTTRDDALSRLTGGIGARGPGETRLEIDKRRINDRIARLGKELKAVGAQRFHRRNRRRKRDVPVISLVGYTNAGKSTLLNTLTKSDIQAEDLLFATLDPTSRRLRFPEDMEVIITDTVGFIRNLPDELLKAFESTLEELFEADLLLHVIDVANPVWQQQVEVVEKLLNQLELDSIPCLKVFNKIDQLGSEEQLRLAKSTEGVGISAVDATSLEPLLLRAQEMLRAIVGKEIRAERGRGDTSAVDT from the coding sequence TTGATTCATCGTTCCGGCCAGATCGAGACCGTTATTGTCGGTGATTACGATAGAATCACCATTCCGGCGCTTTCCCATGTGCGAACGTCAGGCGGCCGTCTTCGCGGATTGCGCTGTGTGCACACGGTTCTTGGGCCTGCGACACCGATCAATGAAGAGGACATCATGGATCTGGCCTGCTTGCGGCTTGATCTCATGGCGGCATTGACCATGCGTGATGGTCTGCCCGACCTGCTGCACACGGTCCATCTCATTCCACGGCAAATCGAAGGGAAAGATTGGGCGGCCTTAGCCCCGGTTCATCCGGCACACCAACACCTTTCCTGTTTGGCTCTCATTGAGGCCCTTGAAGAAGAGTTTGTTCGCGAGCGACCGATACGCGAGATCGATCAGGGCAAGGATAGGGCGATCTTGGTTTCGGTGACTACAGGTAGCCGAGAAGAGGCTGAAGATTCGATGGCCGAACTGGCTGAGCTCGCTCGTTCCGACGGGGTTGAGGTCCTTGAGCAGGTTATTCAACGCCGCAAACACATTCACCCTCGATTTATTCTCGGGCGGGGCAAGTTGGTGGACATTGTTTTGATGAGCCTGCGTTTGGGGGCGAATCTGCTGCTTTTTGACCAGGAGCTCAGTCCTTCGCAGATTCGGTCGGTCACCGACCATACCGATCTGCGGGTTATCGATCGTACCCAGTTGATTCTCGATATTTTTGCCCACCGCGCCCGCTCCCGTGAGGGAAAACTGCAGATCGAGATGGCCCAGCTCAAGTATATGCTCCCCAAACTCACCACCCGTGACGATGCTCTTTCCCGGCTTACCGGTGGTATTGGCGCGCGTGGTCCGGGGGAAACCCGTCTTGAAATCGACAAACGGAGAATCAATGATCGGATCGCGCGTCTTGGCAAGGAACTCAAAGCCGTCGGTGCACAGCGTTTTCACCGCCGCAATCGTCGGCGTAAAAGGGATGTGCCGGTTATTTCCCTTGTTGGGTATACCAATGCGGGGAAATCGACCCTGCTCAACACGCTCACAAAAAGCGACATTCAGGCAGAAGACCTCCTGTTTGCCACCCTTGATCCCACTTCGAGGAGGTTGCGCTTTCCCGAAGACATGGAGGTGATCATCACCGATACGGTTGGCTTCATTCGAAATTTGCCTGATGAGTTACTCAAAGCCTTTGAATCTACTTTAGAGGAACTTTTTGAAGCAGACCTGCTGCTTCATGTCATTGATGTGGCCAATCCCGTGTGGCAACAACAGGTGGAGGTTGTTGAAAAATTGCTCAACCAATTGGAACTTGATTCTATTCCCTGCCTGAAGGTATTCAATAAAATCGACCAACTTGGGAGTGAGGAACAGTTGCGTTTAGCAAAGAGTACCGAGGGAGTGGGGATAAGTGCAGTCGATGCGACCTCCCTGGAGCCTTTGCTGCTCAGGGCCCAAGAGATGCTTCGTGCTATTGTCGGAAAAGAGATAAGGGCGGAGCGGGGACGTGGAGATACATCAGCCGTTGATACCTGA
- a CDS encoding dual CXXC motif small (seleno)protein, with the protein MNCRECGDHLEVQRRCRQVRLRCEGCHKEYQIHEVAKDLDPETEAELERFTSIIYD; encoded by the coding sequence GTGAACTGCAGAGAATGTGGTGATCATCTCGAGGTGCAACGACGGTGCCGCCAAGTGCGGCTCCGTTGTGAAGGCTGCCACAAAGAATATCAAATTCATGAGGTGGCGAAAGATCTGGATCCTGAAACCGAAGCTGAATTGGAACGCTTCACCTCTATCATTTATGACTGA
- the asnS gene encoding asparagine--tRNA ligase, which yields MKLLGLQIVDLLRQQPIGETVAVAGWLRTRRDSGGFSFLELNDGSCLQSIQVLAEDCLPNYERDVKKLTTGCSLRIKGTLVASPAKGQAVEIQASEVELLGGADSESYPLQKKRHSFEFLRSIPHLRPRTNALGAVARVRSVLSFAVHRFFHEQGFIQVHTPVITTSDCEGAGEMFTVTALEPASLQRSDPFAHDFFGRRAGLTVSGQLQAEIFAQSHGRVYTFGPTFRAENSNTSRHLAEFWMLEPEMAFCDLVGDMQMAEAMVKFLVKTVLDECHDDLALFDLHISKGLINRLTQVRDQPFVQLTYSQAVEQLEQSGRSFEFPVQWGIDLQAEHERFLCEEIAQAPVVVTNYPKDIKPFYMRLDDDGRTVAAMDILVAGIGELIGGSQREERYDLLAQRMEGAGLNMAEYGWYLDLRRFGSVPHAGFGLGFERLVQFVTGMQNIRDVIPFPRTPGSAPC from the coding sequence ATGAAACTGCTTGGGCTGCAAATAGTTGATCTTTTGCGTCAACAACCGATAGGTGAGACCGTGGCCGTTGCGGGATGGCTTCGAACCCGGCGTGATTCCGGCGGTTTTTCCTTCCTTGAACTCAACGACGGTTCCTGTCTGCAGTCGATCCAGGTCCTGGCTGAAGACTGTTTGCCCAATTATGAACGGGACGTGAAGAAGTTGACCACCGGCTGTTCTTTGCGGATCAAAGGGACCTTGGTGGCTTCACCGGCAAAAGGCCAGGCGGTCGAAATTCAGGCCAGTGAGGTTGAACTGCTTGGAGGAGCGGATTCGGAAAGTTATCCGCTGCAAAAAAAACGGCATAGTTTTGAATTCCTTCGATCAATTCCTCACCTTCGCCCCAGGACCAATGCTCTTGGTGCAGTCGCGCGGGTACGGAGTGTCCTCAGCTTTGCCGTTCATCGTTTTTTCCATGAGCAGGGTTTCATTCAGGTCCATACTCCGGTTATCACCACTTCCGACTGCGAAGGGGCAGGGGAGATGTTTACCGTGACCGCCCTTGAACCCGCCTCGCTCCAGAGAAGTGATCCTTTTGCCCATGATTTTTTTGGGCGCCGTGCAGGGCTGACGGTCAGTGGACAGCTTCAGGCGGAGATTTTCGCCCAATCCCATGGTCGGGTGTACACCTTCGGCCCGACCTTTCGCGCGGAAAATTCCAACACAAGTCGGCACCTAGCCGAGTTCTGGATGCTTGAACCGGAGATGGCGTTTTGCGATCTTGTAGGCGACATGCAAATGGCAGAGGCGATGGTCAAGTTTCTTGTCAAGACGGTCCTTGATGAATGCCACGACGATCTGGCCCTGTTCGATCTGCATATCAGCAAGGGGCTGATAAACCGCCTCACGCAGGTGCGGGATCAACCTTTTGTCCAGCTTACCTATTCCCAGGCGGTCGAGCAACTCGAACAATCGGGCCGATCGTTCGAGTTCCCCGTGCAGTGGGGTATTGACTTGCAGGCCGAGCATGAGCGGTTTCTCTGTGAGGAGATAGCGCAAGCTCCGGTTGTCGTCACCAATTACCCAAAAGATATCAAACCGTTCTACATGCGGCTTGATGATGATGGCAGGACAGTGGCGGCCATGGATATCCTTGTGGCAGGCATTGGTGAACTCATCGGCGGTAGCCAGCGGGAAGAGCGTTATGATTTGCTTGCTCAGCGGATGGAAGGCGCCGGTCTCAACATGGCTGAATATGGTTGGTATCTGGACTTGCGCCGATTCGGTTCCGTGCCCCATGCGGGATTCGGTCTTGGTTTCGAACGGTTAGTGCAATTTGTCACCGGCATGCAGAATATCCGCGATGTTATTCCTTTTCCGCGTACACCAGGAAGTGCTCCCTGCTGA
- the lpxI gene encoding UDP-2,3-diacylglucosamine diphosphatase LpxI (LpxI, functionally equivalent to LpxH, replaces it in LPS biosynthesis in a minority of bacteria.), whose product MTKGADNGPIGLIAGGGQFPILFAEAARARGRRVVAIGHVNETDKVLETKADVFHWVKLGQLGKIIKYFHQEGVCETVFAGTITKTRIFRDIFPDFKGLTLWGKIDIRQDDAILRSVAGALEDEGIHVLPSTCYLDHLFFPQGILTRKKPSSEQWDDIRFGWRIAREIGRLDIGQCVVVRDRSVLAVEAIEGTDAAIRRGGELGREGAVVVKLKKPGQDFRFDLPATGVRTIETLAAVKGAVLAVEAGQSLLFDPEAMVQAADAAGIVVVGLVEDEHGALQYH is encoded by the coding sequence ATGACTAAGGGAGCAGACAATGGCCCCATCGGCCTGATTGCCGGTGGCGGGCAGTTTCCGATACTCTTTGCCGAGGCTGCACGCGCCAGGGGGCGGCGAGTGGTTGCCATCGGACATGTCAACGAAACCGACAAGGTCCTGGAGACGAAAGCGGATGTCTTCCACTGGGTCAAGTTGGGGCAGTTAGGGAAAATAATTAAGTATTTTCACCAGGAAGGGGTTTGCGAAACAGTCTTTGCCGGGACCATTACCAAGACCCGGATTTTTCGCGATATATTTCCGGATTTTAAAGGATTGACCCTCTGGGGCAAGATAGATATTCGCCAGGATGACGCCATCCTCCGCTCAGTTGCCGGAGCCCTCGAAGACGAGGGGATTCACGTCCTGCCCTCCACCTGCTACCTGGATCACCTTTTTTTCCCGCAAGGGATCTTGACGCGGAAAAAGCCAAGCTCCGAACAGTGGGATGATATTCGATTCGGATGGAGAATTGCCCGTGAAATCGGAAGGTTGGATATCGGCCAGTGCGTGGTTGTCCGTGATCGCAGCGTACTGGCAGTGGAGGCTATCGAGGGAACGGATGCCGCCATACGTCGTGGCGGTGAACTCGGACGCGAGGGAGCCGTGGTCGTGAAGCTGAAAAAGCCCGGGCAGGATTTTCGTTTTGATTTACCGGCCACAGGCGTCCGCACTATTGAAACCCTTGCTGCAGTCAAAGGGGCCGTTCTTGCTGTCGAGGCCGGCCAATCCCTCCTCTTTGATCCAGAGGCCATGGTGCAGGCCGCAGATGCAGCTGGTATAGTGGTTGTCGGTCTGGTCGAGGATGAGCATGGGGCATTGCAATATCACTGA
- a CDS encoding PilZ domain-containing protein yields MADVKVYVRENNTATIVCPSCQTVKHFNADRYRQQRHSFSVRCRCQNVFSVLLDFRRSYRKQTSLHGTYEVLSEGGIGGGIIHISNISRGGLGFTVSGLHRIEKGQLLNIEFQLNDKNKTVLKKQAIVRTVDQNSVGCEFKSNTALDKALGFFLQN; encoded by the coding sequence ATGGCTGATGTCAAGGTTTACGTACGCGAAAACAACACCGCAACCATAGTTTGCCCGTCCTGCCAAACGGTGAAACACTTCAATGCGGATCGTTATCGGCAACAGCGGCACAGCTTTTCGGTACGCTGCCGCTGCCAAAACGTTTTCTCCGTCTTGCTCGACTTTCGCCGCAGCTATCGAAAGCAAACTAGCTTACATGGGACCTACGAGGTTCTCAGCGAGGGAGGCATTGGTGGCGGAATCATTCATATCAGCAACATATCCCGTGGAGGTCTTGGCTTTACTGTTTCCGGCTTGCATCGTATTGAAAAGGGCCAACTGTTGAATATCGAATTTCAACTCAATGACAAGAACAAGACCGTTTTAAAAAAACAGGCCATCGTGCGAACGGTCGACCAAAACTCTGTTGGTTGCGAGTTTAAATCGAACACTGCCTTGGATAAGGCTCTGGGTTTTTTCCTGCAAAACTAG
- the glmS gene encoding glutamine--fructose-6-phosphate transaminase (isomerizing), translating to MCGIVGYVGNRRVVPVLLEGLRRLEYRGYDSAGLVYYHDKRLVRYRAKGKLVNLESVVDEHIGVASGTGLGHTRWATHGAPTEINAHPHTDCKGEIVVVHNGIIENYTALKNELTAKGHVFASETDTEVLAHLIEEHLDNDLVSAVRTALSRVEGSYAIGVLWAKEPNLLVAARNHSPLVMGVGEDACYIASDIPALLPYTREVIFLDDQEMAVLGKGTYSILHIDDGTPLEKKVSVIDWNASMAEKAGYRHFMLKEIFEQPQAILNTVSGRIVPDTGAVDLPEIGLDAHTLQAIDRIALVACGTSWHAALIAKYWIEKWAGIPVEVDIASEFRYRRLLVNERVLTVAISQSGETADTLAGIRRAAQLGSKVVTVCNVVGSTMTREADGVVYTHAGPEIGVASTKAFTCQLTALFLFTLYLGQIRQTIDPVTQKNLGNALIDVAGVIDRELPRLQKEIQFLIERFYTAKDFLFVGRGLNFPIALEGALKLKEISYIHAEGYAAGELKHGPIALIDQEMPIVALVPKDSVYAKTVSNVEEIKARQGRLVLIGTQGDEHLKNLTEDVLYLPDVREDLTPLLYTIPAQLLAYEIANRRGCDVDQPRNLAKSVTVE from the coding sequence ATGTGCGGAATAGTCGGATACGTCGGAAATAGAAGGGTTGTCCCTGTATTGTTGGAGGGATTGCGTCGCCTGGAATACCGGGGATATGACTCGGCTGGCTTGGTCTACTATCACGATAAACGACTGGTCCGCTATCGCGCTAAAGGGAAGCTTGTCAATCTCGAGTCGGTAGTAGATGAACACATCGGAGTTGCCAGCGGTACTGGGCTAGGGCACACCCGATGGGCAACCCATGGCGCACCGACAGAAATCAATGCGCACCCGCACACTGATTGTAAGGGTGAAATCGTGGTCGTGCACAACGGTATCATTGAGAACTACACTGCCCTGAAAAATGAACTGACCGCAAAGGGGCATGTGTTTGCCTCGGAAACCGACACCGAGGTCCTAGCCCATTTGATTGAAGAGCATCTCGATAATGATCTGGTCTCCGCCGTGCGTACCGCACTTTCAAGAGTCGAGGGCTCCTATGCCATAGGTGTGCTCTGGGCCAAGGAACCGAATCTGCTGGTTGCCGCCCGCAATCACAGCCCGCTGGTGATGGGCGTTGGAGAAGATGCCTGCTACATAGCCTCTGATATCCCTGCGTTATTACCCTACACCCGAGAGGTCATCTTTCTTGATGATCAGGAGATGGCGGTGTTGGGGAAGGGAACGTATTCAATCCTTCACATTGATGATGGCACCCCCCTGGAGAAAAAGGTTTCGGTAATCGACTGGAACGCCTCGATGGCCGAAAAGGCAGGTTACCGTCATTTTATGCTCAAAGAAATTTTCGAGCAACCGCAGGCTATTCTCAACACGGTTAGCGGACGCATTGTTCCGGATACCGGGGCAGTTGATTTGCCGGAAATCGGTCTTGATGCACACACCCTGCAGGCGATCGATCGAATCGCCTTGGTTGCCTGTGGGACTTCTTGGCATGCAGCGCTTATCGCCAAATATTGGATCGAGAAATGGGCAGGCATTCCGGTTGAAGTCGATATTGCCTCAGAATTTCGTTATCGGCGCCTGCTCGTTAATGAACGTGTTTTGACTGTGGCCATTTCCCAATCAGGGGAGACCGCCGACACCTTGGCAGGCATTCGTCGCGCTGCGCAACTCGGCTCAAAAGTTGTAACGGTGTGTAATGTTGTCGGCTCGACCATGACCAGAGAGGCTGACGGTGTTGTATACACCCATGCCGGGCCTGAGATCGGGGTTGCCTCCACAAAGGCATTTACGTGTCAGTTGACCGCTCTTTTTCTGTTCACCCTCTACCTTGGTCAGATTCGGCAAACGATTGATCCAGTCACTCAGAAAAATCTCGGCAATGCCCTTATTGACGTGGCCGGTGTCATTGATCGTGAATTGCCACGTTTGCAAAAAGAAATTCAATTTCTGATCGAGCGATTTTATACGGCCAAGGATTTTCTTTTTGTCGGTCGTGGGCTTAATTTCCCCATTGCCCTGGAAGGCGCCCTCAAGCTGAAGGAAATTTCCTATATTCATGCCGAAGGCTATGCAGCCGGTGAACTCAAACATGGTCCCATAGCCTTGATCGATCAGGAAATGCCGATTGTTGCCCTGGTCCCCAAGGACTCCGTCTATGCAAAAACCGTTTCCAACGTGGAAGAGATCAAAGCTCGCCAGGGAAGACTGGTTCTTATCGGGACGCAGGGGGATGAGCACTTGAAGAATTTAACTGAAGATGTCCTCTACCTTCCGGATGTTCGCGAGGATCTTACCCCACTGTTATATACCATTCCTGCACAGTTGCTGGCCTATGAGATTGCCAACCGCCGAGGATGTGATGTTGATCAACCTCGAAACCTGGCAAAGAGCGTGACTGTCGAATAG